Below is a window of Salvelinus alpinus chromosome 5, SLU_Salpinus.1, whole genome shotgun sequence DNA.
CAGCCTGTTGAAGAATCCATCTGCGTCTGGTGACCGGACAGAGAGTGACCTGACAAGATATTCTCCAGGTCGTTGAACAGAGCCAAGGTGGTCTGGGTTTGGTTGTCCGCCACGCTGCCCGACTGGAGATCGTCTGTCTGTACGCCAAAACACATGCCTCCTGCTGACTTGTCGTCGTCATAGAGACCGTTACCGACGCCGGAGAGGGGGTCGTCTACACCGTGGGTTCTGAAGCGTCCGTCTGTCAGTGCAGTCTGTGTTGAGACACTGAGGGAGTAACTGTCGAAGAGGTCTGAGCACATGATGGCCTGGTCCATCTGAGCCCTCTCTTCTGACCCAGCCAGGGCGAGTCTGGTCTGAGTCTGCTTGGTAATGTAGGGGGACTGAGATGGGGAGGAATAGGGGCATGGCAGCTGGCTGAGGGTGTGGGTGTCTGTCTGCGCCCCGATGGTGGTGGTGGCTTTAGCCTTAGAAGGGAACGTCTGGGTCTCTACACTGACCGGCAGCAGGACCTGAGCACTCACACTAATATCTGTCTGAGAACACGATGAGACTGACGACTCACCAACGGGGCACACCTCCGTCCCCACCCCGACAGGCATCCTGGACAAGTATGAGATGTCTGTCTGGATGTTGGTGGAGGTATTGCTCCCCCTGGTTCCTCCTAGGTCATCGCCAGAGCCCAATGACTCCAGACTTACCTGCACCCCCATGCTGACAAGCCCCAGACTGGAGCGGGAGGCAGGCATGCTGCCCCTGAAGCCCAGGGTCTTAGGGTCCAGGTGGGGCACCATGGCCCCCATGGACTGGGGCATGAGGTGGAGGGTGCTGAAGGAGCCCCGGCTGTCCATGGCCAGCACCACAGACCTCAGAACCCCACTctctgtggaggggaggaggacgGGGAGATGGGCCAGCTGCATCACAGGGAAATTCACCAGAGCCACTTCGGGCTTGGGTAGGAGGAGTTTGTGGAGGTGTTTAGGGGGGATGTTGTGGCAGAccctgtctggagggagggagtcctctGAAAGTTCTCTGTCTGTTTTTATGATCTGACACATGAATTCAGTGGGCTTGACTTTTTCTGCTCCATTTATCTGTCTCTCCAGCTTCCGCTTTTTCACTGGTGGATACCTGCAAacacagggcagaggagagaataCGTCAAGCAGACAAAACAACAGTAGGTAGTTATAAAGCTTTGACAAACACTAATAAAAGCAAGGTGCAGTGGCAGCACTCTCATTTAATCGTTGTGCAGTCATATTCAAGGTCTGTTCTCAAGCCACGTTGTGCATGCAGGCGTTTGACCCAACATGATCTGTTATtgaatacactgctcaaaaaaataaagggaacacttaaacatcacaatgtaactccaagtcaatcacacttctgtgaaatcaaattgtccacttaggaagcaacactgattgacaataaatttcacatgctgttgtgcaaatggaatagacaaaaggtggaaattataggcaattagtaagacacccccaaaaaaggaatggttctgcaggtggtgaccacagaccacttctcagttcctatgcttcctggctgatgttttggtcacttttgaatggtggcggtgctttcactctagtggtagcatgagacggagtctacaacccacacaagtggctcaggtagtgcagttcatccaggatggcacatcaatgcgagctgtggcaaaaaggtttgctgtgtctgtcagcgtagtgtccagagcatggaggcgctaccaggagacaggccagtacatcaggagacgtggaggaggccgtaggagggaaaCAACCCAgcggcaggaccgctacctccgcctttgtgcaaagaggagcactgccagagccatgcaaaatgacctccagcaggccacaaatgtgcatgtgtctgctcaaacgatcagaaacagactccatgagggtggtatgagggcccgacgtccacaggtgggggttgtgcttacagcccaacaccgtgcaggacgtttggcatttgccagagaacaccaagatatgcaaattcgccactggcgccctgtgctcttcacagatgaaagcaggttcacactgagcacatgagcacatgtgacagacgtgacagagtctggagacgccgtggagaacgttc
It encodes the following:
- the atmin gene encoding ATM interactor isoform X2 encodes the protein MHVPGLSAGKGHNSVMESSSGTVLWPRTDRLNVNLLICCCKTPDGLVNPTIRKVMKGSQKLYCCPIEGCPRGPNRPFSQFSLVKQHFMKMHAEKKHKCSKCNNGYSTEWDLRRHIEDCGRTYRCTCGCPYASRAALLSHIYRTGHEVPTEHRYPPVKKRKLERQINGAEKVKPTEFMCQIIKTDRELSEDSLPPDRVCHNIPPKHLHKLLLPKPEVALVNFPVMQLAHLPVLLPSTESGVLRSVVLAMDSRGSFSTLHLMPQSMGAMVPHLDPKTLGFRGSMPASRSSLGLVSMGVQVSLESLGSGDDLGGTRGSNTSTNIQTDISYLSRMPVGVGTEVCPVGESSVSSCSQTDISVSAQVLLPVSVETQTFPSKAKATTTIGAQTDTHTLSQLPCPYSSPSQSPYITKQTQTRLALAGSEERAQMDQAIMCSDLFDSYSLSVSTQTALTDGRFRTHGVDDPLSGVGNGLYDDDKSAGGMCFGVQTDDLQSGSVADNQTQTTLALFNDLENILSGHSLSGHQTQMDSSTGCGSGLGSVQEQHTGIDFDFEEFLNAAHIQTQTEESELSGLGADTPLEVLDIQTQTDFLLLEGLGNGEGPGRSQASDLELEMFDTQTQTDLNFLLKAGCHMPLGNIPRQSSFSMSTESSDTETQTDLRRSLTPTPNSNTLPSVSQGDQTRLLSSTETQTVTDTSSEGLGNLFLTSNETQTVMDDFLSADMAWNMESHFSSVETQTCEELFALSAL